In Antechinus flavipes isolate AdamAnt ecotype Samford, QLD, Australia chromosome 6, AdamAnt_v2, whole genome shotgun sequence, the sequence gtgaaatGATGTGTCTCCTTCCCTTGTATTGGTCTCATTAGTTTGTGCCCTGTCATATATCACCCCTACAATACCTGCATTCATCAGGAACAGGGTCATGATTGACCTGGAATGGGAGATTGGAATAGAATCAAAGAAACCCAGAGAGACCTGGACAGAGAGGACATAAGCAAGGATGCTGAGCTCCAGTCTTGCCCTTTATCTAGAGAAAAAGATTTGGCTCAGCTGggagaggaaggggtggggggaaaggaaaggagccctggcagggaagggagggggacaTGACTAAGCTGAACTCTATTTTCAGGACAGAGGATATGCTTGGGGTAGGGACCCAGAGGCCTGAAGAACCTTGTGGATCAAGTCTGAGAGGAGACAAGATTGGCAGGGTCATAGTTCCTAGAACCTTGAAGAGTCTGACCTGAATCCATgccttcatttacaaaatgacaGGGTGGCCTGGGCCCTTCAAGGATGGATTTCTTCTTCCTGTACTGTGTAGGACAAGGGCCATTTCTTGTAGAAGTTTCCTCTGGGCTGGTGCCATGTGAGACCCTGGACCTCACTTCCTAGATAAAGAAGCCTCCAGCAAGCTAGAGGGCTTCAAAGAGCACAGAGCACAGGGCCtgggtcaagaagatctgaattccagTACAGTCTCACATACACAGAATCTcttcctacctcagtttcctcaagtgtaaaatggataTCCTGAGAGCACTTATTTCTCAGGtatattgtgaggattaaatgaactatttgtaaagcacacaGGAGGGTTCCTGGTATAATTTTGTCCTGCAGTCATGTGAGTCTTTGTCAatgcatttggagttttcttggcagagaatgGAGTGTTTTGCCCTTCtgtctctagctcattttacagatgggtaaattgagtcaaacagttaagtgatttgcccagggtcacagaattaGCAAGTGTCTCAGGCAGATCCTAGTTCTTCCCATTCCAGACCCTGGAGCTCTTATCTTCTGCCATCCcacacctaataaatatttgctcaTCCCTTAGAATGGAAACTCTGGACACAAACTTAAAGAATGACAGAGAGAATTGTGCTTTTCATGGCAGGGAGGTGGGAAGGGGCTGCAGTGGCCTGGAGCAGGGGCTTATTTCTTGGGCCTCTTGTTCTTAGCCTCATGATGAGGTCTCCTGGGTGCTGGTGTGGGGGATGTCCCTCTTCCCGCATCCCACCTCCTGCTCCTCCCCCAGGGCTCTCTGCAGGACCAGCCTGAGAGACTCCCTCCCTTTATGCCCTGTTTGCCCACgaagaaataaatgaagggaTTCATGCAGCTGTTTACACAAGCCAGGGGCTGAAGGAGGCTATCAGGCATGAGGTCTATTCTGAAGCGAATATTTATGAAGCCTTCGATCCCCCAGGGCAGGCCGCAGAGCAGGAACACAAGGActgtgagcaggaccaggaggtagAGCCTGGGGGGCCGCCGGCGCCGGGAGCTGCACTGGACCCTCAGCAGCAGAGTCAGGCTGCACACGCACAGGACGCAGGTGAGGAGGAGGAGCCACACGAAATAGATAATGAGGAAGCAGAAACGGCGAGAAGCCCAATACTTCCCAGTGACAAACTCTGTGACTTCGATCACTCCGGCCAGAGTCCAGAGCCCGGCGCAGACGGCGGCCGACGTGTGCTTGGAGCGGCGACATCGGTACCAGATGGGGAAGAGCGCGGAGAGACAGCGCTCGGTGCTGATCGCCGCCAGGAGGCTCATTCCCGCAGTGTAGGACATGTATTGGAGGTGGACCACGACCGTGtatattataggaaaaaaacagGTAAGAAGGTTCATTAAGGACAACAGAAAGGAGCAGCAGAGGAAGAGGGCGTCGGCCCCCGCCAGGTTGAGGATGTAGACGGAGAAGGGGTTCCTCCGGATGCGGAAGCCCAGGAGCCACAGGACCGTGCCGTTCCCCAGCAGCCCAAGGGAGGCAACAAGCAGCGAGAACACGTTCATCCAAACATAAAAAGGCAATCCTCCAGGTGTCCCAGAAGCCTCACTCTCATTTATCCTTCCCTCCGTAGCACTGTCATTACCATATTCCTGTTGCTGGGGTGTAGGGGACACAGCCATGATGGGGGTCCCAGGCCTCAGAAAGCCCTGCTCCTCTCAGACGCCCTGGggatgcagagacagagaagggctTACTCCCATCTCCATCTTCAAGCGTTAGAGCCTCTCCTCCCCACAAGTGTAGGTCAAGGGTAAGCAATGAAAAATATTCTAGTCTCACTTACTAGTGAGAGAAAGGGTTATTTCACTCATATTGGTAACCAATTATTCAACTAGGTTGAAGACTTTTTCATTCCTATTTTCTCATTCAGAAACCAGCCCCTTGTAGGTTATTAAATCAGTTTCCAAAGGACGTTGCTGATAGATGAGATATATGGGATTGTATTGATCAGTCTCCCACCATTAGCATAGAACATTGCTAAACTcggcatcattctcattttttcttcctgtggTTACACTTGGGCAAAAAGTCTAGAGATATGGAAATTTAGCCAGCTCTTCTACATACTAGAGATTGAACCAAAACAGCGCTTTCAATGGGTGAATCCACTTGGCAAATTTGACTAAAGCAATTTTGTTGCCCAATTACATCTTTTGATAAGAGTAAAATAATTGTTTCATAAAATATACTCTAATTAACTGATTGATAGAGAGTACATTATCTCTTAACTCTGGCTTTGCTCTGGGATTTCTTTGGGTAACTGAAAGAAACAAGCAAGCAGTAATGAGAAGGTGGGAGAGTCACCATGAATTTATAGTCTAAATATAAGCAACAAAATAATGGAAACTTATGTGCACTGAGATTTAGTTATTATCAGTAATCATTATAAATCAAAATTGATTGTGTTGAAAATATTGTAATGGGAGGAAACTAGGGAACTAAATAAGACCTTATATgtacaaaaggaataaaatatatttgcgCCTATTTCCCAGGAGTAAGATCTGAGGGGACCACAGACCCTTTAATAAACTGCCATTGGCTCAGAGCTTTCCCTCAGTCTATCTTATTGCAGGCTGGACATTTAAAATCTCCACATCGCCACAACTAACCATCACATGAGCTAAATTCGCTATGTTCCACATCTTTACTCAACCAGTTCTAGAAAGGAGACaaggaaatgaaacaatttcttcaCTGATTTTCTTTGTCAAACTGCAATAAACATTTGCTCAGTACTTACCTCTTGGAGATTCTGGCCCCAGACTAATTTTTACCACTAAGCTTGGTGTTGGAATACAAGGACAATGAAATCGTCTCTACCCTGAAGTAGCTGGTATCGTACTGAGAGGAATCAGAGGGGAGCAGGATGCAGCCCCAGGTGTTCACCTTGTGCCAAACCAGATAATTGATCAGCACAGAACATGCCCAACAATAAATGTCTGGGActatggcttcagtttctctttatTGACAAATGATGAGATTTAGGGTCAATTGTCTGGGAAAGGATACAACAGTTAACTCAGACTAAGAATAGGAAAAATTTAAGGAGATGTGGGACTCACTCATACCCTGAGTCATAACCTGCATCTGGAGGATTGGGAACATGATCTTTCACGCATTTGTTCAGAGATTTCTTAAGCGCTCCAAACTCATTCTCCCTCCTAGCTGGGGGCCATATTTCAAAGAGTTTGAAGGTTGGGTGTTGCTCTTGCCCTCcaagggaaaaagaaagcatAAGACCTCAGAAGCAGAAATTTCTGCTGCTCCCTACTTCCCAGGCTAATGTTTTCCAGCTGTGCACACAAATTTATAAAGGATTAAACTCACCAAAATCTTCAGTTGATTCGAGGATGATGGATAATGATGAAGAAAGGGTCCAATCTCTgaacttccctttttcctccccagATTCCTGTGCCTGGTTCTGCTGTTGATGCATGTATCTGTCCTTCTCGCTGGGAAATGAGAGTGGAGATAGGAGCAGGATTCAGAATAGTtcctctctttccattatattctgtcccttccccttctcccagttACACTTATCTAGTcaaaaagattttctatttgCTTTCATACTGGAGAGGTGGAGATTTTCCAAACTCTGATGCCAAGTAACAAATTCCCTAAAGCTTTCAAGTGCAGATAAAGCTTCCTGAATGGTGTTGCTTTGGAAAAGACTTTGATTCTCTGTAAACACTGACCTTTACAGTAGGACTTAAGAGGAATAATGTTAGATTGATCTGGCCCATTATCCCAAATTAACTGGTCTTTCCCATTATCCTTGCATGTTTTTCAGTCATGGTAGTTACaacttgagggaaagaaaaaaaaacattccttatTGTTCACATGGTCCATTAGGTCCTTTTCGAGCTCTTACAGAacttttctgaaaagaaattgtGTATTCTCTTGTTGCCAGAATTTTATACAGATTGAAGAGGCTCAGGTTTTTTCAAACTACAAGTAGGTATTGGAATGAGGCTTTGACTGGCTGGAACCATGGATTTCAAGgttcaaataaggaaaaatgtaTATACAGTTATGAagacacatatagacatataaatatatatgtgtgtttgtgtgtatacatttcctcattcacaaaatatatacatactatatacatatatttacaagaACATATAGTAATATACACAAATAAGCATACAGTATAAAGTACCTTTTTATAAccacttatttttataatttcttatttttctaaaaaacagCTTTATTGTTAATGtccatgcctaagtgtgaagggacAGGTGGATTCTCCGAGGGTCCCCACATCTGTGAATATAAcccacttgaaggaattgcaaagcagcctttactgatgcagatgtgGCTTGTGAAttggagaatgaaataaattggaggcaaaagggaagaggggacAGATCACAGaatacaactgcctctcagtctccttgtatccttATCTTCCTCTCACATGAAAGGATCATTCTGCTGGTcaaattagatccccagcagccacaagcaggtggctcccataatactttatatcttcaaaatatatgcagaggtAATTTTCAACGATctttcttgcaaaaccttgtcttccaaatttttttccctctgtttcccctctcttctccctttgatagcaagtaatccaatatatgttaaacatatgccattcttctatatgtatttccacatttatcatgtggcacaagaaaaatcagattaaaaagaggaaaaaattagaaatttaaaaagcaagcaaacagcaacaaaatggtgaaaatactaggtTATGGGCCACatttcagtccccacagtcctctgtctggatgcagatggctctctcgatcacaagactattggaattgtcctgaatcgcCTCCATGAGTGCTTATTTCCAAATCCAGTAGCCTTTTCGTAATCCTCATTCTCTTTGCATTCTCACCTCTCTAGATTTTTGAGTAACCTCTCCTTGTTATACTTTTACATATCTGACCGTTCCTTCTCAGTATTCTTTCCTAGATCCTCATACCGATATTATCATCTAACCATGCTTAAGCTTTGGGGATTCTTTTTTATtcccacagtgcctggcacacagaaggtacttaataaatggttactgATTTCCTGACTGACTGTTGATGCCATCAGGAGTGTAGACAAAGATCATCCATATAATTCTGGCTGGAACTACTATGAGGTTTTGTTTTGGGAACCTGAAACTTATGTTTTGATAACTGAAATATACCTGGGTCCTGAggtgttatgaggctcaaatgcgATAATAGAGGTGTAACTTTTGGTAAGGTACTTCTATGATATTTGAAGTATtatagaaatgccaattaaagtaataatatataattggtgatgatgataatgctgctgctgcttttgtcACCCGCCCTcccttttctttatgttttctttcttggaGAGGAAGTTGATTTACCTTAACTATGGATATGGTTGAACTATATTCATTACTATAACTGCTGTTCCAGTTTACTCCAAATCATACATAACCATCCTATTCTAGGTGCTAGAAAGGAATAAATAGTTTGCATGAGGACTCAAATTGGGGTTACCAAGATTAAGAATGTGTAGCCCATGTGAGGCTGGGCAGATGATGTCACATTGGGAGGTTCTGAAAAGTATCTTTCTTGTGGTACTTGCACAGTTCcggaaatgaatatttttcaatcACTGACTTCTTAAATGGTGAATATGTGTGGAAATGACATATGATACCCACCTTCACAGAatgaataaagaagtaaaatcaaaGCAATCTAAGATCAGGACTAATCAGACATCAGGAGATTTGATATGTGGCTGTACTTTAGTTCTAGTATCTTGTTAGGATTTGTATCTCAAAGCAACATCAGATCAAACATCTCTTGACCATAGCTATTTGTTGCTGAGATTGTTTATGCCTCTGATACCCCTCTTTCAAGGGAGATTATTGTCCATTATTGACTAATCTTCATCTATGATACCCCAAtgccatattttctttctcctctccttctatcttcctttccattttcacttTAATGAACATGGGATCTCTAAGcttggctttcttttttctccccaaaaatttttttggcaagaTTGGACAAAAAGTCCAGAGAAATAGAACTTTAGTCAGCTCTTCTGCATACTAGAGAGTAAACAAAATAGCACTCTAAATGGGTGAATTCAAGTGGAAAATTtgatcaaaactattttgtattttgtatttgatcaaaactatttgtatttgtattttgtatttgtatttatacaaATTGTTACCAAAATTACATTTTTTGATAACTCTAAGAAAATTAGTAAAATTAGGGGGGGAAAAGAATTCTCTTAGGTGAAAACCTAAACCTTAGCTACAAATGATGATGTGTGGGATGGGGAAGACccctacccaaaatgactacttaGAGATCACTCAAAGGACAAAGCAGAAAGATTGTTTTATGTCATGAGCATCTCATGAGAGGCAGGGCAATCCAGCTgtgagagataaaggaaaatgaaagtacTCATAGCAGCAGGGCCAAAGAATTAGTGAATGTGCAcagcttttatagattttgttacaagagattacatcacaagtaagagagcattgggGGGGGGGTATCTAATTTGTTGTTGCTGTCCCAACAGATTGGAATGGATAGTTTCTGGCTTAGGCCTCCAGGCTTTAGATAATGGAGCTCACCGTTGAAAAGCTCATAGACTAGATATCAATAATTATCAAACTGATAAATGTCACCAACTTAGGTTAGATAAATATGCCTGTAATTAACTAAGGTTTAAATAAATATAGGCCTGCACATATTGTACTTATGCAGGTCATATGGAAAC encodes:
- the LOC127540258 gene encoding LOW QUALITY PROTEIN: mas-related G-protein coupled receptor member A-like (The sequence of the model RefSeq protein was modified relative to this genomic sequence to represent the inferred CDS: inserted 1 base in 1 codon) gives rise to the protein MAVSPTPQQQEYGNDSATEGRINESEASGTPGGLPFYVWMNVFSLLVASLGLLGNGTVLWLLGFRIRRNPFSVYILNLAGADALFLCCSFLLSLMNLLTCFFPIIYTVVVHLQYMSYTAGMSLLAAISTERCLSALFPIWYRCRRSKHTSAAVCAGLWTLAGVIEVTEFVTGKYWASRRFCFLIIYFVWLLLLTCVLCVCSLTLLLRVQCSSRRRRPPRLYLLVLLTVLVFLLCGLPWGIEGFINIRFRIDLMPDSLLQPLACVNSCMNPFIYFFVGKXGHKGRESLRLVLQRALGEEQEVGCGKRDIPHTSTQETSS